One part of the Janthinobacterium sp. 17J80-10 genome encodes these proteins:
- the rpsE gene encoding 30S ribosomal protein S5: MAKMQAKQQSDKPDDGMREKMIAVNRVTKVVKGGRIMGFAALVVVGDGDGRIGMGKGKSKEVPVAVQKAMEEARRKMIKVTLKNGTLQHTVNGKHGASKVLMAPAKEGTGVIAGGPMRAIFEVMGVTNVVAKSNGSTNPYNMVRATLDGLAKMNTASEIAAKRGLSVEEILG, translated from the coding sequence ATGGCAAAGATGCAAGCAAAACAGCAAAGCGACAAGCCCGATGACGGCATGCGCGAAAAGATGATTGCGGTTAATCGCGTCACCAAAGTGGTGAAGGGCGGCCGTATCATGGGTTTCGCAGCGCTGGTAGTGGTCGGTGACGGCGATGGCCGCATTGGCATGGGCAAGGGCAAGTCGAAAGAGGTGCCGGTCGCCGTGCAGAAGGCAATGGAAGAAGCCCGCCGCAAGATGATCAAGGTCACCTTGAAGAACGGCACCCTGCAGCATACCGTCAACGGCAAGCATGGCGCCTCGAAGGTGCTGATGGCGCCGGCGAAGGAAGGTACCGGCGTGATTGCCGGCGGCCCGATGCGCGCTATTTTCGAAGTGATGGGCGTGACCAACGTGGTGGCCAAGTCGAATGGCTCGACCAACCCGTACAACATGGTGCGTGCGACCCTGGACGGCCTGGCCAAGATGAATACTGCCTCGGAAATCGCTGCCAAGCGCGGTCTGTCCGTTGAAGAAATTCTGGGTTAA
- the rpmD gene encoding 50S ribosomal protein L30 — MANTVKVQLVKGLIGTRQDHRATVRGLGLRRVNSVSELQDTPSVRGMINKVSYLVKVIS, encoded by the coding sequence ATGGCAAATACAGTCAAAGTGCAATTGGTCAAGGGTTTGATCGGCACACGTCAGGACCATCGCGCAACCGTGCGTGGTCTGGGCCTGCGTCGCGTGAATTCCGTTTCGGAGCTGCAAGATACTCCGTCGGTTCGCGGCATGATCAACAAGGTTTCCTATCTCGTGAAAGTGATCTCGTAA
- the rplO gene encoding 50S ribosomal protein L15: MELNSIQPAEGAKHYKRRVGRGIGSGLGKTAGRGHKGQKSRSGGFHKVGFEGGQMPLQRRLPKRGFKSLATPYKAEVRLGDLNNLPVAEVDVLALKQAGLVGELARVVRVILAGEISKKITLKGVIATKGAKAAIEAAGGSVA; this comes from the coding sequence ATGGAATTGAATAGCATTCAACCGGCAGAAGGCGCCAAGCATTACAAGCGTCGCGTCGGTCGCGGTATCGGTTCGGGCCTGGGCAAGACTGCCGGCCGCGGCCACAAAGGTCAGAAATCCCGTTCGGGCGGTTTCCACAAGGTCGGTTTTGAAGGCGGTCAAATGCCTCTGCAACGCCGTCTGCCCAAGCGTGGCTTCAAGTCGCTGGCGACCCCGTACAAGGCAGAAGTGCGCCTTGGCGACCTGAATAATCTGCCAGTCGCTGAAGTCGACGTGCTGGCATTGAAGCAGGCAGGCCTGGTTGGCGAGTTGGCACGTGTCGTGCGCGTCATTCTGGCTGGCGAAATCAGCAAGAAGATCACCCTCAAGGGCGTTATTGCAACCAAGGGTGCCAAGGCTGCGATTGAAGCCGCTGGCGGCTCGGTTGCTTAA